The following are encoded in a window of Deinococcus budaensis genomic DNA:
- a CDS encoding DUF937 domain-containing protein yields MNLADLMNSSFGAADAARLGQAVGLEAADATRVLHAALPSQLAALAEHSRTAQGRDQIAQAVRNLPAFASAGDALSGPEGASTLESAGKLLAPALLGERASGLAAQVAGGLDTGRVERLLHLALPLLLSVLGQRGLRDGDVAALLPGPAGKGESAAPARVVLSASPAAVSAAPGTGTVPAAPDDAGPAGLLDSLRGPFGGAVAERLGTAAGFSGGAAVRATGAALPVLLAALARKGGSEAGAADLLARSQGAGAWISADGRLDASRLSDPAEVARLEGQGRPLLGTLFGNVDEVTGRLGSAIGGSGTSAGRLLALLAPLVLGLLGQRAAATGLKPAGLAGLLAGLPGGLAAILPAGMPGLGALLDRVGREPVAVATAAPQVRTVPAPRPAAPPAASPVPAAPREAPARRRGLAWWLLPLLLLLGLGGCWLLQSRPETAPAATGAADGATPAPNANGITVTTPASGASLPAAPLTLSGTAPAGETLTVSEGGEPLATVTVQQDGRWSAELPAPAPGPHTYTVSASGGANRDLTLDVAGAGARTPDGSGAADAAAPADEAGAGAVAGATGAFAIAEPAPNAQLPAGGFTLRGTGTPGQTVQLLEDGTSLGSLTINEDGTWSQDVPSPEAGEHTYSVQAGDGTELGRVTATVAAAAARTDSCRDDYTLSISDGQTVGQPFRFGGVGQGEGYRVTVKRGDRVVGTRSVPLDNTCGWSYQSRPGAGKLTYEVRPLGDAAAEPLSVVTLTVTN; encoded by the coding sequence GCCGAGCACTCCCGCACGGCCCAGGGCCGCGACCAGATCGCGCAGGCCGTCCGGAACCTGCCCGCCTTCGCCAGCGCCGGGGACGCCCTGAGCGGCCCTGAGGGCGCCAGCACGCTGGAGAGTGCCGGCAAGCTGCTCGCGCCCGCGTTGCTGGGCGAGCGCGCCAGCGGCCTCGCCGCGCAGGTGGCGGGCGGGCTGGACACGGGCCGGGTCGAGCGGCTGCTGCACCTCGCCCTGCCGCTGCTGCTGAGCGTTCTGGGCCAGCGTGGCCTGCGGGACGGCGATGTGGCGGCCCTGCTTCCCGGCCCGGCAGGCAAGGGGGAGAGCGCCGCCCCGGCCCGGGTGGTGCTGAGCGCCTCCCCGGCGGCCGTCAGTGCGGCACCGGGAACCGGGACGGTCCCAGCCGCCCCCGACGACGCCGGTCCGGCGGGGCTGCTCGACTCCCTGCGCGGGCCGTTCGGCGGCGCGGTGGCCGAGCGCCTCGGCACCGCTGCCGGGTTCAGCGGCGGCGCGGCGGTGCGGGCCACCGGGGCCGCCCTGCCGGTGCTGCTGGCGGCCCTGGCCCGCAAGGGGGGCAGTGAGGCGGGCGCCGCCGACCTCCTCGCCCGCAGCCAGGGCGCCGGGGCCTGGATCAGCGCCGATGGCCGCCTGGACGCCAGCCGCCTGTCCGACCCCGCCGAGGTCGCCCGGCTCGAGGGGCAGGGCCGCCCGCTGCTGGGCACCCTCTTCGGCAATGTGGACGAGGTGACCGGGCGCCTGGGGTCCGCCATCGGCGGCTCGGGCACCAGCGCGGGCCGGCTGCTGGCGCTGCTCGCCCCGCTGGTGCTGGGCCTGCTCGGCCAACGCGCGGCGGCGACTGGGCTGAAGCCGGCGGGTCTCGCCGGGCTGCTGGCGGGCCTGCCGGGCGGCCTCGCCGCAATCCTGCCTGCCGGGATGCCGGGCCTGGGCGCCCTGCTCGACCGGGTGGGCCGCGAGCCGGTGGCGGTGGCGACCGCCGCGCCCCAGGTGAGAACGGTTCCGGCTCCGCGTCCAGCGGCGCCTCCGGCCGCCTCGCCGGTGCCTGCCGCCCCCCGTGAGGCGCCCGCCCGCCGCCGGGGTCTGGCCTGGTGGCTCCTTCCGCTGTTGCTGCTGCTGGGTCTGGGCGGCTGCTGGCTGCTGCAATCCCGCCCGGAAACGGCCCCGGCGGCGACCGGGGCGGCCGACGGGGCGACCCCGGCCCCGAACGCGAACGGCATCACTGTGACGACCCCGGCCTCGGGGGCCAGCCTGCCCGCCGCGCCCCTCACGCTGAGCGGGACGGCCCCGGCAGGCGAGACGTTGACGGTCTCGGAAGGCGGCGAGCCGCTCGCCACCGTCACCGTTCAGCAAGACGGGCGCTGGTCTGCCGAGCTGCCCGCCCCGGCACCCGGCCCGCACACCTACACCGTCAGCGCCAGTGGAGGCGCCAACCGCGACCTCACGCTGGACGTGGCCGGAGCCGGGGCGAGGACCCCGGACGGGAGCGGGGCCGCAGATGCAGCGGCTCCTGCCGACGAGGCGGGCGCGGGCGCCGTTGCCGGGGCCACCGGAGCCTTCGCCATCGCCGAGCCTGCGCCGAACGCGCAGCTGCCCGCCGGGGGCTTCACCCTGCGCGGGACAGGCACCCCCGGCCAGACGGTGCAGCTGCTGGAGGACGGCACCAGCCTGGGCAGCCTGACCATCAATGAGGACGGCACCTGGAGCCAGGACGTGCCCAGCCCCGAGGCTGGAGAGCACACCTACAGCGTACAGGCCGGGGACGGCACCGAACTGGGCCGCGTCACCGCCACGGTGGCTGCCGCCGCCGCCCGCACCGACAGTTGCCGGGACGACTACACCCTCAGCATCTCCGACGGGCAGACGGTCGGCCAGCCTTTCCGCTTCGGCGGCGTAGGCCAGGGCGAGGGCTACCGCGTGACCGTCAAGCGCGGCGACCGCGTGGTGGGCACCCGGTCCGTGCCCCTCGACAACACCTGCGGCTGGAGCTACCAAAGCCGCCCCGGCGCCGGCAAGCTGACCTACGAGGTCCGTCCGCTGG